Within Homo sapiens chromosome 2, GRCh38.p14 Primary Assembly, the genomic segment AACCCATCCAGAGTAATGGCTGCGGCCTTACCCAGGACCCTGGGGGAGTTGCAGCTGTATAGAATATTACAAAAAGCCAATCTACTTTCTTATTTTGATGCCTTTATCCAACAAGGTGGTGATGATGTCCAGCAACTCTGTGAAGCAGGAGAAGAGGAGTTTTTGGAAATCATGGCACTCGTGGGCATGGCTAGCAAGCCCCTTCATGTTAGAAGGCTGCAGAAGGCTTTGAGAGACTGGGTCACAAACCCTGGGCTTTTCAATCAGCCACTGACTTCCCTTCCTGTCAGTAGCATACCCATCTATAAATTACCAGAGGGATCACCAACATGGCTGGGAATATCCTGCAGTAGTTATGAAAGGAGTAGCAATGCCCGGGAACCTCATTTAAAAATCCCCAAATGTGCTGCCACCACCTGTGTGCAGAGCTTGGGACAGGGGAAGTCAGATGTGGTTGGGAGCCTAGCACTGCAGAGTGTTGGTGAGTCCAGACTCTGGCAAGGCCACCATGCCACTGAGAGCGAGCACAGCCTCTCCCCAGCAGACCTGGGCTCCCCCGCGTCCCCAAAGGAGAGCAGTGAGGCGCTGGATGCTGCTGCTGCGCTCTCTGTGGCTGAGTGTGTGGAGCGGATGGCCCCCACACTGCCAAAAAGTGACTTGAATGAAGTGAAAGAGCTGCTAAAAACCAACAAGAAGTTGGCCAAAATGATTGGTCACATCTTTGAGATGAACGATGATGATCCACACAAAGAGGAGGAAATTCGGAAATACAGTGCAATATATGGCAGATTTGACTCAAAGAGGAAGGATGGGAAACATCTCACACTTCATGAGGTACAAAGCCCGCGTTGTtccttctgtgtgtgtatgtggcatGTTGCTAGTCGTTAGAGATAAATTTGGTAATAGTTTGCCACAAATGTGATACACTACCTGAAAGCAGTATTAAAAACATTGAGGTGTTAGCAACATGTAGCACTTTTGTGAAAATAGACCATATTTATTGTGTTCAGGGTATATTTGTATTGAACTTGAACATGTTTGAGCTTTGGAACTACAGTACGAGGTGACTTTTAGAAAAATGTCAGAATTTAAGCAGTGAAAGCGTAAAGTCTTTGCATTTGTaaggctgtttgttttttaattaaaaaataaaactaggttttaaatataacttttaaaaaacatttttgtaggctttttttaaagaaaaaatttcataaaaatagcAAGAACTTAAAGCAATTCTCAGCTAGCATAGAAAACAGTTAGATGAATGTTGGAAGAATTCTCACTTTGAACATTGTTTTGGTTTGATGTTTggcattaaacatttttattttatctttatagtaCTCTAGACATAGTCTGCTTAagttcatgtgtgtgtatatgtgtgtatagatataac encodes:
- the NAB1 gene encoding NGFI-A-binding protein 1 isoform X2, translated to MAAALPRTLGELQLYRILQKANLLSYFDAFIQQGGDDVQQLCEAGEEEFLEIMALVGMASKPLHVRRLQKALRDWVTNPGLFNQPLTSLPVSSIPIYKLPEGSPTWLGISCSSYERSSNAREPHLKIPKCAATTCVQSLGQGKSDVVGSLALQSVGESRLWQGHHATESEHSLSPADLGSPASPKESSEALDAAAALSVAECVERMAPTLPKSDLNEVKELLKTNKKLAKMIGHIFEMNDDDPHKEEEIRKYSAIYGRFDSKRKDGKHLTLHELTVNEAAAQLCVKDNALLTRRDELFALARQISREVTYKYTYRTTKSKCGERDELSPKRIKVEDGFPDFQDSVQTLFQQARAKSEELAALSSQPEKVMAKQMEFLCNQAGYERLQHAERRLSAGLYRQSSEEHSPNGLTSDNSDGQGERPLNLRMPNLQNRQPHHFVVDGELSRLYPSEAKSHSSESLGILKDYPHSAFTLEKKVIKTEPEDSR
- the NAB1 gene encoding NGFI-A-binding protein 1 isoform X1, which encodes MAAALPRTLGELQLYRILQKANLLSYFDAFIQQGGDDVQQLCEAGEEEFLEIMALVGMASKPLHVRRLQKALRDWVTNPGLFNQPLTSLPVSSIPIYKLPEGSPTWLGISCSSYERSSNAREPHLKIPKCAATTCVQSLGQGKSDVVGSLALQSVGESRLWQGHHATESEHSLSPADLGSPASPKESSEALDAAAALSVAECVERMAPTLPKSDLNEVKELLKTNKKLAKMIGHIFEMNDDDPHKEEEIRKYSAIYGRFDSKRKDGKHLTLHELTVNEAAAQLCVKDNALLTRRDELFALARQISREVTYKYTYRTTKSKCGERDELSPKRIKVEDGFPDFQDSVQTLFQQARAKSEELAALSSQQPEKVMAKQMEFLCNQAGYERLQHAERRLSAGLYRQSSEEHSPNGLTSDNSDGQGERPLNLRMPNLQNRQPHHFVVDGELSRLYPSEAKSHSSESLGILKDYPHSAFTLEKKVIKTEPEDSR
- the NAB1 gene encoding NGFI-A-binding protein 1 isoform X3, whose protein sequence is MAAALPRTLGELQLYRILQKANLLSYFDAFIQQGGDDVQQLCEAGEEEFLEIMALVGMASKPLHVRRLQKALRDWVTNPGLFNQPLTSLPVSSIPIYKLPEGSPTWLGISCSSYERSSNAREPHLKIPKCAATTCVQSLGQGKSDVVGSLALQSVGESRLWQGHHATESEHSLSPADLGSPASPKESSEALDAAAALSVAECVERMAPTLPKSDLNEVKELLKTNKKLAKMIGHIFEMNDDDPHKEEEIRKYSAIYGRFDSKRKDGKHLTLHELTVNEAAAQLCVKDNALLTRRDELFALARQISREVTYKYTYRTTKSKCGERDELSPKRIKVEQPEKVMAKQMEFLCNQAGYERLQHAERRLSAGLYRQSSEEHSPNGLTSDNSDGQGERPLNLRMPNLQNRQPHHFVVDGELSRLYPSEAKSHSSESLGILKDYPHSAFTLEKKVIKTEPEDSR